Proteins from a single region of Chloroherpeton thalassium ATCC 35110:
- a CDS encoding class I SAM-dependent methyltransferase, with protein MEQETHWSRFATDFEKRNHYVAGKRNINAIKDELFQLKLTGKVLELGCGNGTYSQILADSADELFATDYSKEMVSFSAQRLNERKNVHVEQQDCFSLSYPDASFDAVVMVNLLHIIANPEKALQESSRVLKVSGTVVVVSFTIEGMNLFQKLGMGYRYLRTYGKPPAGAQTLTVEHTCDMLINCGFVITESKLIGHNSKAVFVRAKLV; from the coding sequence ATGGAACAGGAAACACATTGGTCGCGTTTTGCGACCGACTTTGAAAAACGCAATCATTATGTGGCTGGCAAGCGAAACATCAATGCGATAAAAGATGAGCTTTTTCAGTTAAAATTAACGGGAAAAGTCCTTGAATTGGGCTGCGGAAACGGGACTTATTCCCAAATACTAGCAGACTCGGCGGATGAACTCTTTGCAACTGATTATTCAAAAGAAATGGTTTCGTTCTCCGCTCAGCGCTTAAACGAGCGAAAAAATGTTCATGTCGAGCAGCAAGATTGCTTTTCCTTATCCTATCCCGACGCCAGCTTTGACGCCGTTGTGATGGTTAATTTGCTGCACATTATTGCCAATCCAGAAAAAGCACTGCAAGAAAGCAGCCGTGTGCTAAAAGTGAGCGGAACGGTGGTGGTGGTTAGTTTTACCATCGAGGGAATGAACCTATTTCAAAAGTTAGGCATGGGCTACCGCTACCTGCGCACCTATGGAAAACCACCCGCTGGCGCACAAACGCTAACGGTGGAACACACCTGCGATATGCTCATAAATTGCGGTTTTGTTATCACTGAATCAAAATTAATTGGCCATAATTCGAAGGCCGTTTTTGTTCGCGCCAAACTTGTTTAA
- a CDS encoding methyltransferase family protein: MHIPTLHAPFSRINNLLYKSYLPKIMNAALEIELFELLACGSKTSKEIAESLKTDEPITEALLNVLVAIGLLDLNDGQYCLTAFSQDYMLKSSEANQITAIQSFSGSLGPFDNLVQALTSGPTRFNNKMWTTEQAVLNMEQSAKAGMIQNVVSFITALPEFAACRKMCDLAGNIGYYSFALLNENNNLRAHVYDLLEVCELAERLKGKEPNLNRVNFHAYDIESGDSFGCGYDLFFCSHFLYEYGATRDLTGFLKTVNQSMKIGGVFVSNHISSNISGENYLTLTIVELMTRLMGYPTHQLPEKVLKEALSEVGFGDFTVRQPSEKTAFPTLLLSAVKLKEA, encoded by the coding sequence ATGCACATACCAACCTTACACGCGCCGTTCAGCAGGATTAATAATTTGCTATACAAAAGCTATTTGCCCAAAATTATGAATGCTGCTTTGGAAATTGAGCTATTTGAACTGCTCGCCTGTGGCTCGAAAACCAGCAAAGAAATAGCTGAATCGCTGAAAACGGACGAACCGATTACGGAAGCCCTTCTAAACGTACTTGTGGCTATCGGCTTGCTCGATCTGAATGATGGCCAATATTGCCTCACTGCGTTTTCACAAGATTATATGCTCAAAAGCTCGGAGGCCAATCAAATTACGGCGATCCAATCCTTTTCTGGCAGCTTAGGCCCATTTGATAATCTGGTTCAGGCACTGACTTCAGGCCCAACTCGCTTCAACAACAAAATGTGGACGACAGAGCAGGCCGTGCTTAACATGGAGCAAAGCGCAAAAGCCGGTATGATTCAAAATGTAGTTTCTTTTATTACAGCACTTCCAGAGTTTGCCGCGTGCCGGAAAATGTGCGATTTGGCTGGAAATATCGGCTATTACTCGTTTGCGCTTTTAAATGAAAATAACAACTTGCGCGCACATGTGTATGATTTGCTGGAGGTTTGCGAATTGGCTGAGCGCCTGAAAGGAAAAGAACCGAATTTGAATCGTGTGAATTTTCACGCGTATGATATTGAATCTGGCGATTCTTTTGGCTGCGGCTACGACTTGTTTTTCTGCTCGCATTTCCTTTATGAATATGGCGCCACGCGCGATCTTACAGGCTTCCTCAAAACCGTCAATCAATCGATGAAAATCGGCGGCGTGTTTGTTTCAAACCACATTTCATCGAACATTTCTGGCGAAAACTATCTCACGCTTACGATTGTCGAGCTAATGACACGCCTGATGGGTTACCCGACGCATCAACTTCCTGAAAAAGTCTTAAAAGAGGCGCTTTCTGAAGTTGGATTTGGTGATTTCACAGTTAGGCAACCCAGCGAGAAAACGGCTTTTCCAACCCTATTGCTCTCCGCTGTTAAACTAAAAGAGGCTTAA
- a CDS encoding Nif11-like leader peptide family natural product precursor — protein sequence MSKESVVDLLTKGGSDKQFRIKYDNALTMEKFIDLAIADGYDFTADELKAVLRENGDSFESNGNPPKKNIWI from the coding sequence ATGTCAAAGGAAAGTGTAGTAGACCTGCTGACAAAAGGAGGCTCCGATAAGCAATTTCGTATTAAGTACGACAATGCCTTAACCATGGAAAAGTTTATTGACTTGGCGATCGCCGATGGATATGATTTCACCGCCGATGAACTGAAGGCTGTCTTAAGAGAAAACGGCGATTCCTTCGAATCAAACGGAAATCCGCCTAAAAAAAATATTTGGATTTAA
- a CDS encoding class I SAM-dependent methyltransferase has product MSKIKLNIQDSVADTLLITLYTKSIESKKKDPLIVDETACELVEKIDYDFSKYKDSPASTTGVAIRSTHFDNVVKKFIEQHPLPIVVLVGCGLDSRVQRIGSIAQKALFYELDLEEVINIRKALIPPGKNERYIAASMLTTDWMDDLKSQHPCGDFLFVIEGVLMYFNEPDNQFVFRELAKRFPGAQIHFDMLNKWMSTKSSMHETVKKTNATFKFGIDDEKEIEKWQPSLRHVRTYLFHEFRGWTRMGLLLSILMSVVPTFKTSSRILAYKVAKD; this is encoded by the coding sequence ATGAGTAAAATAAAATTGAACATACAAGATAGTGTCGCCGACACGCTGCTGATCACGCTGTATACAAAATCCATCGAGAGCAAGAAAAAAGATCCGCTGATTGTGGATGAAACGGCCTGCGAGCTGGTTGAAAAAATTGATTACGATTTCTCCAAATACAAGGATTCGCCGGCCAGCACGACAGGCGTTGCCATTCGCTCCACCCATTTCGATAATGTGGTGAAAAAGTTCATCGAACAACATCCTTTGCCCATCGTCGTTTTGGTCGGTTGCGGGTTGGATTCGCGCGTTCAGCGAATCGGGAGCATCGCCCAAAAAGCGCTGTTTTACGAGCTGGATTTAGAAGAAGTCATCAATATTAGGAAAGCTTTGATTCCGCCCGGCAAAAACGAGCGCTACATCGCGGCCTCCATGCTGACAACCGACTGGATGGACGACTTGAAAAGCCAGCATCCGTGCGGCGATTTTCTTTTCGTGATAGAAGGCGTGCTGATGTATTTCAACGAACCGGACAATCAGTTTGTGTTTAGAGAATTGGCCAAACGCTTTCCTGGCGCGCAAATTCATTTCGATATGCTCAACAAATGGATGAGCACCAAGTCGTCCATGCACGAGACGGTGAAAAAAACCAACGCCACTTTCAAATTTGGCATTGACGACGAAAAGGAAATTGAAAAATGGCAGCCAAGTTTAAGGCACGTTCGAACCTATTTGTTTCATGAGTTTAGAGGCTGGACAAGAATGGGACTGCTGCTCTCGATCTTGATGAGCGTAGTGCCCACGTTCAAGACATCATCGCGCATTCTGGCCTACAAAGTCGCGAAAGATTAG
- a CDS encoding ABC transporter ATP-binding protein, with translation MLKNILYVFRLTKTSLGKTILGELLHGILLAAPTGILLLIIWELFKEAPDQAFIWRQIGIMAGLLVVQLYVAQRVMVRTNQTIYEMTTKLRISLGNHLQKLSLGFYKKRDPGDLASVVLQDVSNVESILGHTVQSIFGAVFGVTFLSIFLLILDWKLTLLMLAALPFAYLFILMASRIGAKYSQDHIASRNNTGSRFIEYIIGLRHLKAHNQTGEQYSTLKNAFEKLRKDSIRVEAIPGPFVIVSFVVFELFFLLMVFFGLKGLTPETIPTLVAFLIVGYRMYEPLKLLMVDYAMLRYMNVSLNRIIDLLKSPLQDSGKNLRPSSYEIRFNGVSFSYLDREILKDVDFTISAHILTALVGASGSGKTTITNLIARFWDVQKGSVTIGGVDVKDMSPETVYSLISQVFQDVYLFDDTIYNNIKIGKPNATESEILEVAQKAQVTEFLDMLPDGIQTKVGEGGSHLSGGQKQRISIARAMLKDAPIILLDEATASLDPENEIYIQLAIQELVKDKTVVVIAHKLQTIRNADKILVLEDGRIKEAGTHEALLANQSLYASFWNTQQTARGWKLSCSGLEYQKNSLP, from the coding sequence ATGCTAAAGAACATCTTATATGTTTTCAGGCTCACGAAAACGAGCTTAGGGAAAACAATTTTGGGCGAACTGTTACACGGCATACTTCTCGCCGCGCCAACCGGCATTTTGCTTCTCATCATTTGGGAACTCTTCAAAGAAGCGCCCGACCAAGCATTTATCTGGCGACAAATTGGCATCATGGCCGGTTTGCTCGTCGTTCAGCTCTACGTGGCGCAGCGCGTGATGGTGCGAACCAACCAGACGATTTACGAAATGACAACCAAGCTTCGCATTTCGCTGGGAAATCATCTACAAAAGCTTTCGTTAGGCTTTTACAAAAAGCGCGATCCGGGCGATTTGGCGTCCGTCGTTTTGCAAGATGTGAGCAACGTGGAAAGCATTTTAGGGCATACCGTGCAAAGCATCTTCGGCGCGGTTTTCGGCGTCACGTTTCTGTCGATTTTCCTTCTCATTTTGGATTGGAAACTCACGCTTTTGATGCTCGCCGCGCTGCCGTTTGCGTATTTGTTCATCTTGATGGCGTCGCGCATCGGCGCAAAATATAGCCAAGATCACATCGCCTCGCGCAACAACACGGGCAGCCGCTTTATCGAATACATCATCGGCCTGCGCCATCTCAAGGCGCACAATCAAACGGGCGAACAATATTCCACGCTAAAGAATGCGTTTGAAAAGTTGCGCAAAGATAGCATTCGCGTGGAAGCCATTCCGGGCCCGTTTGTGATTGTCTCGTTCGTCGTTTTCGAACTCTTTTTCCTCCTGATGGTCTTCTTCGGGCTGAAAGGTCTCACGCCGGAAACAATTCCCACGCTGGTGGCTTTTCTTATCGTCGGTTACCGGATGTATGAACCGCTGAAGCTTTTGATGGTGGACTACGCCATGCTGCGCTACATGAATGTGAGCTTGAACCGGATTATCGATTTGCTCAAATCGCCGCTGCAAGATTCGGGGAAAAATCTCCGACCTTCGAGCTACGAAATTCGCTTCAATGGCGTGTCGTTTTCCTATCTCGATAGGGAAATTCTAAAAGACGTGGATTTTACGATTTCTGCGCATATCCTAACGGCTTTGGTCGGAGCGTCCGGTTCGGGCAAAACGACCATCACCAACCTCATCGCGCGTTTTTGGGATGTGCAAAAAGGCAGCGTCACGATTGGCGGTGTGGATGTGAAAGACATGTCGCCGGAAACTGTTTATAGCTTGATTAGCCAAGTCTTTCAGGATGTTTATCTATTTGATGACACGATTTATAACAACATCAAAATAGGCAAACCAAACGCCACCGAATCCGAGATTTTGGAAGTGGCGCAAAAAGCTCAGGTCACCGAATTTCTCGATATGCTTCCCGATGGCATTCAAACCAAAGTTGGCGAAGGCGGCTCGCACCTTTCGGGCGGACAAAAGCAGCGCATTTCCATTGCCCGCGCCATGCTAAAAGATGCGCCGATTATTCTGCTCGACGAAGCCACCGCCTCGCTCGACCCTGAAAATGAAATCTACATTCAGTTGGCCATTCAGGAATTGGTGAAAGACAAAACGGTGGTGGTCATTGCGCATAAGCTGCAAACCATTCGGAACGCGGACAAAATTCTCGTGCTTGAAGACGGGCGCATCAAAGAGGCAGGCACGCACGAGGCGCTTTTGGCCAACCAAAGCCTTTACGCCAGCTTTTGGAACACGCAGCAAACAGCGCGTGGCTGGAAGCTTTCATGTAGCGGGCTGGAATATCAAAAAAACAGCTTGCCCTAA
- a CDS encoding ABC transporter ATP-binding protein, with product MKKESQKSGLARLLEIAGRRKALLFLSGALVILHAILALTPYFIVFYILNALLSGENASQVIDLLAWALGAVALSFALMYASGMASHIAAFNILYELRCKIAEKLGNVPMGYVNNKSSGSLKKILADDVERIETFIAHGIPDTVKAVALPVICLIFLFVIDWRLALVSFIPLLGVIIFVPSTMGTEESKKAMEKYHNSLEDMNAGIVEFVRAMPVMKIFGQSATAFTKYSGTVYDFQEHVNKWTQISAPLWGMLMSFLNNALLPVLALGVYLYFSAGLTLSVFFLFLVLGVGYIRPIFALVSLSTQLVIIDHGVKRMDEILFDMDELDSGSDSLPQNFSLKFDNVSFAYTEDNFVLKNVSFDVPQGSLTALVGPSGSGKTTAGQLVVRFYDVNAGSISLGGVNIKSLPVEKLMENVGFVFQDNMMFYQSIFDNIRMGAKKSLAEVIAAAKIARCHDFIMQLPNQYETRFGDKGVHLSGGEQQRIQLARVILKDAPVLILDEATAFSDPENEHLIMDACRELMQNKTVIIIAHRLSTITEAEQVVVLNQGKVACKGTHIELLASCPLYHKMWNAHTRAQEFDIKKCV from the coding sequence ATGAAAAAAGAATCTCAAAAATCTGGATTGGCGCGACTGTTGGAAATTGCAGGACGGCGAAAGGCGCTGCTTTTTCTCTCAGGCGCGTTGGTGATTTTGCACGCTATTCTGGCGCTAACGCCTTATTTCATCGTATTTTACATATTAAATGCGCTGCTGAGCGGAGAAAATGCCTCGCAAGTCATCGATCTTTTGGCGTGGGCGCTGGGCGCGGTGGCGCTTTCGTTTGCGCTGATGTACGCGTCCGGCATGGCCTCGCACATTGCGGCTTTTAATATTTTATATGAACTGCGCTGCAAGATTGCCGAAAAGCTGGGCAACGTCCCGATGGGATATGTGAATAACAAAAGCTCCGGCTCGCTCAAAAAAATCCTTGCTGACGACGTCGAGCGCATCGAAACTTTTATCGCGCATGGCATTCCCGACACCGTCAAAGCGGTGGCGCTTCCCGTAATTTGCCTGATTTTCCTTTTTGTCATCGACTGGCGGCTGGCGCTTGTGAGCTTCATTCCGCTTTTGGGCGTGATCATTTTTGTCCCGTCCACCATGGGCACGGAGGAAAGCAAAAAAGCGATGGAGAAATATCACAACTCTTTGGAAGACATGAACGCCGGCATCGTGGAGTTTGTCCGCGCCATGCCCGTGATGAAAATTTTTGGGCAATCGGCGACGGCTTTCACCAAATACAGCGGCACGGTTTATGACTTTCAAGAACATGTGAACAAATGGACGCAAATTTCCGCGCCGCTTTGGGGCATGTTGATGAGTTTTTTAAACAACGCGCTTTTGCCCGTTTTGGCGCTCGGCGTTTATCTTTATTTCAGCGCCGGCCTCACGCTTTCGGTGTTTTTCCTTTTTCTCGTGCTTGGCGTGGGCTACATTCGCCCGATTTTCGCATTGGTTTCGCTCAGCACGCAGCTTGTGATTATCGATCACGGCGTGAAGCGCATGGATGAAATTTTGTTCGACATGGACGAACTGGACAGCGGCTCAGACAGCTTGCCGCAAAATTTCTCCTTGAAATTCGATAATGTCAGCTTCGCCTACACCGAAGACAACTTCGTTTTGAAAAATGTCTCCTTCGACGTGCCGCAAGGTTCTCTCACGGCGCTTGTTGGGCCTTCCGGTTCGGGAAAAACGACTGCCGGCCAGCTCGTGGTGCGTTTTTATGATGTGAACGCTGGCAGCATTTCGTTAGGCGGCGTAAATATCAAATCCCTTCCGGTCGAAAAGCTCATGGAAAATGTCGGCTTCGTGTTTCAGGACAACATGATGTTTTACCAAAGCATTTTCGACAACATTCGCATGGGCGCAAAAAAAAGCCTCGCCGAGGTGATTGCCGCAGCGAAAATTGCCCGCTGCCACGATTTCATCATGCAGCTTCCGAATCAATACGAAACGCGCTTCGGCGACAAAGGCGTGCATTTGAGCGGCGGCGAACAGCAGCGCATTCAGCTCGCCCGCGTCATTTTGAAAGACGCGCCCGTCTTAATTCTCGACGAAGCCACCGCCTTCAGCGACCCGGAAAACGAGCATTTAATCATGGACGCTTGCCGCGAATTGATGCAAAATAAAACCGTGATCATCATCGCGCATCGGCTTTCCACGATTACCGAAGCCGAGCAAGTGGTTGTGCTGAATCAAGGCAAAGTGGCGTGCAAAGGCACGCATATCGAGCTGCTCGCAAGCTGCCCGCTTTACCACAAAATGTGGAACGCGCACACCAGAGCGCAGGAATTTGACATCAAAAAATGTGTTTGA
- a CDS encoding TonB-dependent receptor, protein MTDKKGEPIAGVLVQILDSNIGCLTNEEGKFTLTDSPSDKFVVKASLLGYQPQTKSISPQDDFGSLDFVLSEQAVEGKEILVTGKSPIQQMREAPEAISVIEGKSIRGKAVSIESVLDKTAGVKVRQSGGLGSASRITVHGLEGKRIQIMVDDNPLNSPDGSISIDDIPIDLIDRIEVYKGIVPARFGGDGLGGAVNIVTREYETDYIDLSYERSSYNTNRASWVIKKNFKDLGIRIGTGGFYNYAQNNYTFNSPYEENLTITRDHDLFESYIIGGNITFTKLWFDEIELEVEYYNNEAQIQGIQENIQHALTKNKLLGFEQTFKKEGFFDKNLDFELHSLIGVSETNFIDTAHLNYDFYGNSYASPNGQGEIGWTANSSEDKITEVRERLNLNYKINPFHSFNLNTSFRYSKKDPKDELASENAGYDVSGYPNSMYNIISGLTYEAKLNGDKFINLLGAKVFHTHAEITALDVFTVQDTPETKGNTSTKFGTSEAIRWRIWPFFNLKASYQHALRLPTPDELFGDGVLITPAGDLKPEVSNNFNLGFYIDRHRFFGFERVQLEVNGFYMHVTDMIKLMASSLEMGYENLGEVEIKGVEAELKVDLSKMLYAHTNVTYQDARDVMEKSAGASFANPTKGLRVPNMPYFFANFGVEYHAENLFGKDQFSKIYWDAEFTEEYYYNWKVSNRQSRIIPQSFVQDIGIQHSFHNQYTFTFEVHNIFDNEVWNLYRMPLPGRTFHVKFRYTLMGKS, encoded by the coding sequence GATGATTTTGGCTCGCTTGATTTTGTGCTGAGCGAGCAAGCCGTCGAAGGAAAAGAAATCTTGGTGACGGGCAAATCGCCCATTCAGCAAATGCGAGAAGCGCCTGAAGCCATCTCGGTGATTGAGGGAAAATCGATTCGCGGAAAAGCCGTTTCGATTGAAAGCGTTTTGGATAAAACCGCCGGTGTGAAAGTTCGCCAATCTGGTGGCTTGGGAAGCGCGTCAAGAATTACGGTTCATGGTTTGGAAGGGAAACGCATCCAAATCATGGTGGACGACAATCCGCTGAACAGTCCCGACGGATCGATTTCCATCGATGATATTCCGATTGACCTTATCGATCGGATAGAAGTCTACAAAGGCATCGTGCCAGCGCGATTTGGCGGCGATGGACTTGGCGGCGCGGTGAATATTGTGACGCGCGAATACGAGACGGACTACATCGATTTGTCCTACGAGCGCAGTTCCTACAACACAAACCGCGCTTCTTGGGTCATCAAGAAAAACTTCAAAGATTTAGGAATTCGAATCGGGACGGGCGGATTTTATAATTACGCCCAGAATAATTACACGTTCAATTCACCTTACGAAGAGAATCTTACCATCACTCGCGACCATGATTTATTTGAATCTTATATCATTGGCGGGAATATAACATTCACAAAATTATGGTTCGATGAAATTGAACTTGAAGTAGAGTATTATAATAATGAAGCGCAAATTCAAGGTATACAAGAAAACATACAACATGCTCTGACCAAAAATAAATTATTAGGTTTTGAACAGACTTTCAAAAAAGAAGGATTTTTTGATAAAAATTTAGATTTCGAACTGCATTCGTTAATTGGCGTTTCAGAAACAAATTTTATTGACACAGCCCATCTTAACTATGATTTCTACGGCAATTCCTACGCTAGCCCAAACGGCCAAGGCGAAATTGGCTGGACAGCCAACAGCTCAGAAGATAAAATAACTGAAGTTCGTGAGCGGCTAAATCTTAATTACAAGATAAATCCATTTCATTCTTTCAATCTTAACACTTCTTTTCGCTATTCAAAAAAAGATCCAAAAGATGAATTGGCAAGTGAAAATGCAGGCTATGATGTGAGTGGCTATCCGAATAGTATGTATAATATTATTTCCGGTCTTACTTACGAAGCAAAATTGAATGGCGATAAATTTATTAATCTTTTAGGCGCGAAGGTTTTTCATACGCACGCCGAAATTACCGCATTAGACGTTTTTACGGTTCAAGACACGCCCGAAACGAAAGGAAATACTTCCACAAAATTTGGCACAAGCGAAGCTATTCGCTGGCGGATTTGGCCGTTTTTCAACTTGAAAGCGTCCTATCAACACGCACTTCGCCTGCCAACGCCTGACGAATTGTTTGGCGACGGCGTTTTGATTACGCCAGCCGGTGACTTAAAACCCGAAGTCAGCAATAATTTCAATCTCGGATTTTACATCGACCGGCATCGTTTTTTCGGATTTGAACGCGTTCAGCTTGAAGTCAATGGCTTTTACATGCACGTCACCGACATGATTAAGCTCATGGCCAGCTCGCTTGAAATGGGATATGAAAATTTGGGCGAGGTGGAAATCAAAGGCGTTGAGGCCGAACTGAAGGTCGATTTAAGCAAAATGCTTTATGCGCACACCAACGTCACCTATCAAGATGCTCGCGATGTCATGGAAAAATCCGCAGGCGCAAGCTTTGCCAATCCAACGAAAGGGCTGCGCGTACCGAACATGCCGTATTTCTTTGCGAATTTCGGCGTGGAATATCATGCAGAAAACCTTTTTGGAAAAGATCAATTCAGCAAAATCTACTGGGACGCTGAGTTTACGGAAGAATATTATTACAACTGGAAAGTGAGCAATCGCCAAAGCCGCATTATTCCTCAAAGCTTTGTGCAAGACATCGGCATTCAACACTCATTTCATAATCAATACACATTCACCTTCGAAGTTCATAATATTTTTGATAACGAAGTCTGGAATCTTTATCGAATGCCGCTTCCCGGACGGACGTTTCACGTGAAATTTAGATACACGCTAATGGGCAAAAGCTGA